Proteins found in one Elephas maximus indicus isolate mEleMax1 chromosome 11, mEleMax1 primary haplotype, whole genome shotgun sequence genomic segment:
- the CIC gene encoding protein capicua homolog isoform X4: MKPMKKTCTGLLGPGSGGGRSPPATRAKALRRRGAGEGDKPEEEEDETQQQQQPGPEEAEEGEEEETAERGPGLEGPPLELHPDDPTPGAAEDPKGEGEAGRWEPSLSRKTATFKSRAPKKKYVEEHGAGSGGVAGAPDERARTPEEASTLGLPPRPPTSTRSSSTDTASEHSADLEDEPMEACGPGPWPPRASTGSYDLRQLRSQRVLARRGDGLFQPAVVRQVRRSQDLGVQFPGDRALTFYEGVPGGGVDVVLDATPPPGALAVGTAVCTSVEPGVATYREGVVVEVATKPAAYKVRLSPGPSSQPGPPPTLPQPPHREPEEAVWVARSSLRLLRPPWEPEALPRKPTTGPEEEQAEPGVTLPSCPAALDPKQPEDAEVSKISFGSNLGTCEEGEEKHPPALGTPALLPLPPPQLLSPPPKSPAFTGPGRPGEQPSPCQEGSQGGSRSSSVASLEKGAAPAARARTPLTAAQQKYKKGDVVCTPNGIRKKFNGKQWRRLCSRDGCMKESQRRGYCSRHLSMRTKEMEGLADSGPGGAGRPAGVAAREGSTEFDWGDETSRDSEASSVAARGDSRPRLVAPADLSRFEFDECEAAVMLVSLGSSRSGTPSFSPVSTQSPFSPAPSPSPSPLFGFRPANFSPINASPVIQRTAVRSRHLSASTPKAGVLTPPDLGPHPPPPAPRERHSSGILPTFQTNLTFTVPISPGRRKPELLPHPGALGAPGTGGGGAAPDFPKNDSLDSGVDSVSHTPTPSTPAGFRAVSPAVPFSRSRQPSPLLLLPPPAGLTSDPGPSVRRVPAVQRDSPVIVRNPDVPLPSKFPGEAGIASEARTGGPGRGCRETPAPAGAASGKPGLPPPLPAPVPITVPPAAPTAVAQPMPTFGLASSPFQPVAFHPSPAALLPVLVPSSYTSHPAPKKEVIMGRPGTVWTNVEPRSVAVFPWHSLVPFLAPSQPDPSVQPSEAQQPASHPVASNQSKEPAESAAVAHEQTPGGTGSADPGRPPAATCPESPGPGPLHTLGVVEPGKGPPPATEEEASGPPGESRLDSETESDHDDAFLSIMSPEIQLPLPPGKRRTQSLSALPKERDSSSEKDGRSPNKREKDHIRRPMNAFMIFSKRHRALVHQRHPNQDNRTVSKILGEWWYALGPKEKQKYHDLAFQVKEAHFKAHPDWKWCNKDRKKSSSEAKPASLGLAGGHKETRERSMSETGTAAAPGVSSELLSVAAQTLLSSDPKAPGSGSCGAERLHTVGGPGSARPRAFSHSGVHSLDGGEADSQALQELTQMVSGPVSYSGPKPSTQYGAPGPFTAPGEGGALAASGRPPLLPTRASRSQRVASEDMTSDEERMVICEEEGDDDVIADDGFSTTDIDLKCKERVTDSESGDSSGEDPEGSKGFGRKVFSPVIHSSFTHCRPPLDPEPPGPPDPPVAFGKGYGPTPSSSSSSPASASTSAATSFSLGSGTFKAQESGQGSTAGPLRPPPPGAGGPVTPSKPTRFLPTDPATFRRKRPESVGSLEPPGPSVISAPPSGGGNILQTLVLPPNKEDREGSRARMPSAPAPSLAYGAPAAPLSRPAATMVTNVVRPVSSTPVPIASKPFPTSSRAEASPNDTAGARTETGTGSRAPGGSPLGVSLVYSDKKSAAATSPAPHLVAGPLLGTVGKAPATVTNLLVGTPGYGAPAPPAVQFIAQGAPGSGATSGSGTGAGSGPNGPVPLGILQPGALGKAGGITQVQYILPTLPQQLQVAPAPAAAPGTKVAAPSAPAPTTSIRFTLPPGTSTNGKVLAATAPTPGIPILQSVPSAPPPKAQSVSPVQAPPPGGSAQLLPGKVLVPLAAPSVSVRGGGAAQPLPLVSPPFSVPVQNGAQPPSKIIQLTPVPVSTPSGLVPPLSPATLPGPTSQPQKVLLPSSTRITYVQSAGGHALPLGTSPASSQAGTVTSYGPTSSVALGFTSLGPSGPAFVQPLLSGQTPLLAPGQVGVSPVPSPQLPPACATPGGPVITAFYPGSPAPTSSAPLAQPSQAPPGLVYTVATSTTTPAAAILPKGLPAPATATPAPTSPFPSATAGSMTYSLVAPKAQRPTPKAPQKVKAAIASIPVGSFEAGAPGRPGPAPRQPLDPGPAREPTAPESELEGQPTTPAPPPPPETWASTARSSPPLPLPVEERTSTKGPEATASKFPSSSSEWRVPGLGLESRGEPPTPPSPAPAPVSCGIIGSSEGNSGRAAGDTPERKEVASTGKKVKVRPPPLKKTFDSVDNRVLSEVDFEERFAELPEFRPEEVLPSPTLQSLATSPRAILGSYRKKRKNSTDLDSAPEDPTSPKRKMRRRSSCSSEPNTPKSAKCEGDIFTFDRTGTDAEDVLGELEYEKVPYSSLRRTLDQRRALVMQLFQDHGFFPSAQATAAFQARYADIFPSKVCLQLKIREVRQKIMQAATPTEQPPGAEAPLPGPPSTGTAAAPAPTPSPAVGPDPNSPGSDSGSAPAAPPLPPPPELGPGQPGWEGAPQASPPPSGSSTAATGR, from the exons ATGAAGCCAATGAAGAAGACATGCACTGGCCTTCTGGGTCCTGGCAGTGGCGGCGGCAGGTCCCCACCAGCCACCAGGGCCAAAGCCCTGAGGCGGCGAGGGGCTGGGGAAGGTGACAAgccagaggaggaggaagacgagacgcaacagcagcagcagccagggccagaagaagctgaagagggtgaggaggaggagACAGCTGAGCGGGGCCCTGGGCTAGAAGGGCCACCCCTGGAGCTGCACCCTGATGACCCGACCCCAGGCGCAGCCGAGGAccccaagggagaaggagaggcagGCCGCTGGGAGCCCTCACTCAGCCGCAAGACAGCCACGTTCAAGTCTCGAGCGCCTAAGAAGAAGTACGTGGAGGAACATGGGGCTGGCAGCGGCGGGGTTGCTGGGGCGCCTGACGAGCGGGCGCGGACACCCGAGGAGGCTAGCACCCTGGGTTTGCCTCCACGACCACCCACCTCCACTCGCTCCTCTTCTACAGACACGGCCAGTGAGCACTCAGCTGACCTGGAGGATGAGCCTATGGAGGCCTGTGGGCCTGGGCCCTGGCCCCCCAGGGCCAGCACTGGCAGCTATGACCTGCGGCAGCTGCGGTCCCAGCGGGTACTGGCTCGGCGTGGCGATGGCCTCTTCCAGCCGGCGGTGGTGCGCCAGGTGCGCCGAAGCCAGGACCTGGGCGTGCAGTTCCCTGGTGACCGGGCCCTGACTTTCTACGAGGGGGTGCCAGGCGGTGGTGTAGATGTGGTTCTAGATGCCACGCCACCACCAGGTGCGCTGGCAGTGGGCACGGCTGTTTGTACCAGTGTGGAGCCTGGCGTGGCTACCTACCGTGAGGGGGTAGTAGTGGAGGTGGCCACCAAGCCAGCTGCCTACAAGGTCCGCCTCAGCCCTGGCCCCAGCTCCCAGCCAGGCCCTCCACCTACCCTACCGCAGCCCCCACACCGCGAACCTGAGGAGGCTGTGTGGGTGGCCCGCTCCAGCCTGCGCCTGCTGCGGCCCCCCTGGGAACCCGAGGCCCTGCCGAGGAAGCCCACCACAGGCCCTGAGGAGGAGCAGGCTGAGCCCGGGGTCACCCTGCCGTCTTGCCCTGCTGCCCTGGATCCCAAGCAACCCGAGGATGCTGAGGTATCCAAGATCAGCTTTGGCAGCAACCTGGGGACTTGTGAAGAGGGTGAAGAGAAGCATCCGCCAGCCTTAGGCACCCCAGCCTTGCTCCCCCTGCCTCCGCCCCAGCTCCTCTCACCACCCCCCAAGTCTCCAGCCTTCACAGGCCCAGGCCGCCCTGGAGAGCAGCCCTCGCCCTGCCAGGAGGGGAGCCAGGGTGGCAGTCGGAGCAGTAGTGTGGCCTCCCTAGAGAAGGGGGCAGCACCAGCGGCCCGGGCTCGCACACCATTGACAGCTGCCCAGCAGAAGTACAAGAAGGGTGACGTGGTCTGTACACCCAATGGAATCCGCAAGAAGTTCAATGGCAAGCAGTGGCGTAGGCTGTGCTCTCGAGATGGCTGCATGAAGGAGTCGCAGCGGCGAGGCTACTGCTCACGCCACTTGTCCATGCGAACCAAGGAGATGGAGGGCCTGGCAGACAGTGGGCCAGGCGGGGCTGGGCGGCCAGCTGGCGTGGCAGCCCGGGAGGGCAGCACTGAGTTTGACTGGGGTGATGAGACGTCGAGGGACAGTGAGGCCAGCAGCGTGGCAGCCCGGGGAGACTCACGACCACGCCTGGTGGCCCCTGCTGATCTGTCCCGCTTTGAGTTCGATGAGTGTGAGGCGGCTGTGATGCTGGTGTCACTGGGCAGCTCGCGCTCAGGCACACCCTCCTTCTCCCCCGTCTCTACGCAGTCACCATTCTCACCTGCCCCGTCACCCTCACCCTCGCCGCTCTTCGGCTTCCGCCCCGCTAACTTCAGCCCCATCAACGCCTCCCCGGTCATCCAACGCACTGCCGTTCGCAGTCGCCATCTGAGCGCCAGCACCCCTAAGGCTGGTGTGCTGACGCCACCAGACCTGGGCCCCCATCCGCCACCACCTGCCCCACGGGAGCGCCATTCCTCCGGCATCCTGCCCACCTTCCAGACCAACCTGACCTTTACTGTGCCCATCAGCCCTGGGCGGCGGAAGCCAGAGCTGCTGCCCCACCCAGGGGCGCTGGGGGCCCCTGGCACCGGGGGTGGAGGAGCTGCCCCAGACTTCCCCAAGAATGACAGCCTAGACTCTGGTGTGGACTCGGTGTCCCACACCCCTACACCCTCCACGCCAGCCGGCTTTCGGGCTGTGTCACCTGCTGTGCCCTTCTCCCGTTCCCGTCAGCCCTCGCCATTGCTGCTGCTGCCCCCACCTGCTGGCCTGACCTCAGATCCAGGGCCCTCTGTGCGCAGAGTGCCTGCGGTACAGCGGGACTCCCCCGTCATTGTCCGCAACCCTGATGTACCACTGCCCTCCAAATTTCCTGGGGAGGCAGGCATTGCCAGTGAAGCCCGGACTGGGGGACCTGGGCGGGGGTGCCGTGAGACCCCAGCACCTGCCGGGGCAGCCAGTGGGAAGCCTGGCCTGCCCCCACCCCTACCGGCCCCTGTGCCCATCACCGTGCCTCCAGCTGCACCGACTGCCGTAGCCCAGCCGATGCCCACCTTTGGCCTGGCTTCTTCGCCCTTCCAGCCTGTGGCCTTCCACCCCTCACCTGCTGCCCTGTTGCCTGTCCTGGTGCCCAGCAGCTACACCAGCCATCCTGCCCCCAAGAAGGAAGTCATCATGGGCCGGCCTGGGACAG TGTGGACAAATGTGGAACCTCGCTCTGTGGCCGTGTTCCCCTGGCACTCCTTAGTCCCCTTCCTGGCCCCCAGCCAGCCTGACCCCTCCGTACAGCCAAGCGAGGCCCAGCAACCCGCCAGCCACCCAGTGGCCTCCAACCAGAGCAAAG AACCTGCTGAGTCGGCAGCTGTTGCTCATGAGCAGACACCTGGTGGGACAGGAAGTGCTGACCCTGGGCGGCCCCCTGCAGCCACATGCCCTGAGAGCCCAGGGCCCGGACCCCTACACACACTGGGGGTGGTGGAACCTGGCAAGGGTCCCCCTCCCGCTACTGAGGAGGAGGCCTCTGGCCCCCCAGGAGAATCCCGGCTGGACAGTGAGACGGAGAGTGACCATGACGATGC CTTTCTCTCCATCATGTCCCCTGAGATCCAGTTGCCTCTGCCACCTGGAAAACGCCGGACTCAGTCCCTCAGTGCTCTGCCCAAAGAACGGGACTCATCTTCTGAGAAGGATGGACGCAGCCCCAACaag CGGGAGAAGGACCATATCCGGCGGCCCATGAATGCCTTTATGATCTTCAGCAAGCGACACCGGGCCCTGGTCCACCAGCGTCACCCAAACCAGGACAACCGGACTGTCAGCAAGATCCTAGGCGAATGGTGGTATGCCCTGGGGCCTAAGGAGAAGCAGAAGTACCATGACCTGGCCTTCCAG GTGAAGGAGGCCCACTTCAAGGCCCACCCAGACTGGAAGTGGTGCAACAAGGACCGAAAGAAGTCCAGTTCAGAGGCCAAGCCCGCTAGCCTAGGGCTGGCTGGAGGGCACAAGGAGACCCGGGAGCGGAGCATGTCAGAGACAGGCACTGCTGCTGCCCCTGGAG TGTCATCGGAACTCCTGTCTGTGGCAGCCCAGACACTTTTGAGCTCGGACCCCAAGGCTCCAGGGAGTGGTTCCTGTGGGGCAGAACGGCTGCACACAGTTGGGGGTCCTGGCTCAGCCCGACCCCGCGCCTTCTCCCACAGTGGGGTCCATAGCCTGGATGGcggagaagcagacagccaggcaCTGCAGGAACTGACTCAG ATGGTATCCGGCCCAGTGTCCTACTCTGGCCCAAAGCCCAGCACCCAGTATGGGGCTCCAGGCCCCTTCACAGCTCCTGGCGAGGGGGGTGCCCTGGCGGCCAGTGGACGGCCCCCCCTGCTGCCCACTCGAGCCTCTCGTTCCCAGCGGGTTGCCAGTGAGGACATGACCAGTGACGAGGAGCGCATGGTCATCTGTGAGGAAGAAGGGGATGATGATGTCATTG ctgaCGATGGCTTCAGCACCACTGACATTGATCTGAAGTGCAAGGAGCGGGTGACTGACAGCGAAAGTGGAGACAGCTCTGGGGAGGACCCCGAGGGCAGCAAG GGCTTTGGCCGGAAGGTGTTCTCACCTGTGATCCATTCCTCCTTCACACACTGCCGTCCGCCCCTGGACCCTGAGCCCCCCGGGCCCCCGGATCCACCTGTAGCCTTTGGCAAGGGCTACGGCCCCACCCCGTCGTCCTCCTCATCTTCGCCTGCCTCTGCCTCAACCTCTGCAGCCACCTCCTTCTCCCTGGGCTCAGGAACCTTCAAGGCCCAGGAGTCAGGGCAAGGCAGCACAGCAGGCCCCCTACGGCCCCCGCCCCCTGGGGCTGGGGGACCAGTGACACCTTCCAAGCCCACCCGGTTCCTTCCAACGGATCCTGCCACCTTCCGACGCAAGAGACCTGAAAGTGTGGGGAGCCTGGAGCCACCAGGCCCCTCAGTTATTTCGGCACCTCCCAGTGGGGGAGGAAACATTCTGCAGACACTGGTCCTGCCCCCAAATAAGGAGGACCGGGAGGGCAGCAGAGCCCGCATGCCCTCGGCCCCTGCTCCATCGCTGGCCTACGGGGCCCCAGCAGCCCCCCTGTCCCGCCCAGCCGCCACCATGGTCACCAACGTGGTGCGGCCTGTCAGCAGCACTCCTGTGCCCATTGCCTCTAAGCCCTTCCCCACCTCCAGCCGGGCTGAAGCGTCTCCAAATGACACGGCAGGTGCCAGGACTGAGACGGGCACTGGGTCCCGGGCTCCTGGGGGCTCCCCGCTGGGTGTCAGCTTAGTGTATTCAGACAAGAAGTCGGCAGCAGCCACCTCACCAGCCCCACACTTGGTGGCTGGGCCCCTGCTGGGCACTGTGGGAAAGGCACCTGCCACTGTTACCAACCTGCTGGTGGGCACCCCAGGCTATGGGGCCCCCGCACCCCCTGCTGTCCAGTTCATtgcccaaggagcccctggcagtgGGGCCACTTCAGGCTCTGGAACAGGTGCTGGGAGTGGCCCCAATGGGCCAGTGCCCCTGGGTATCTTGCAGCCAGGTGCCCTGGGCAAGGCTGGGGGAATCACCCAGGTGCAGTATATCCTGCCCACATTGCCCCAGCAGCTTCAGGTGGCACCTGCCCCAGCAGCAGCCCCTGGGACCAAGGTAGCAGCTCCCAGCGCCCCTGCACCCACCACCAGCATCCGTTTCACGCTCCCACCGGGCACCTCCACCAACGGCAAGGTCCTGGCTGCCACTGCACCCACTCCTGGCATCCCCATCCTGCAGTCTGTACCTTCTGCTCCACCCCCCAAAG CCCAGTCGGTGTCTccggtgcaggccccacccccggGTGGCTCAGCCCAGCTGCTGCCTGGGAAGGTACTAGTGCCCCTGGCGGCCCCTAGTGTGTCCGTGCGGGGTGGAGGTGCCGCCCAGCCACTGCCCTTGGTGAGCCCGCCCTTCTCGGTACCTGTGCAGAATGGTGCCCAGCCGCCCAGTAAG ATCATCCAGCTGACTCCAGTGCCAGTGAGCACACCCAGTGGCCTGGTGCCACCCCTGAGCCCAGCCACATTACCTGGACCCACCTCTCAGCCCCAGAAGGTCCTCCTGCCCTCCTCCACCAG GATCACCTACGTTCAGTCAGCAGGCGGGCACGCACTGCCCCTGGGTACCAGCCCTGCATCCAGCCAGGCTGGAACGGTCACCTCATACGGGCCCACGAGCTCTGTAGCCCTAGGCTTCACCTCGCTGGGGCCCAGTGGCCCTGCCTTCGTGCAGCCCCTACTCTCAG GCCAAACCCCACTGCTGGCTCCCGGCCAGGTGGGCGTGTCACCTGTGCCCAGCCCCCAGCTGCCTCCTGCCTGTGCCACCCCTGGAGGGCCCGTCATCACAGCATTTTACCCTGGCAGCCCTGCACCCACCTCCTCAGCACCCCTGGCCCAGCCCTCCCAGGCCCCCCCAGGCCTGGTCTACACTGtggccaccagcaccaccacccctGCTGCTGCCATCTTGCCCAAGGGCCTTCCGGCCCCTGCCACTGCCACCCCAGCCCCCACCAGCCCCTTTCCTAGTGCCACAG CAGGCTCCATGACCTACAGCTTAGTGGCCCCCAAGGCCCAGCGGCCAACCCCCAAGGCCCCTCAGAAAGTGAAGGCGGCCATCGCCAGCATTCCCGTGGGTTCCTTTGAGGCAGGTGCCCCTGGGCGGCCTGGTCCTGCGCCCCGGCAGCCACTGGATCCTGGCCCAGCCCGCGAGCCAACTGCCCCTGAGTCTGAGCTTGAGGGGCAGCCTACAACTCCAGCCCCTCCACCACCCCCCGAGACCTGGGCTTCAACAGCCCGGAGCAGCCCCCCGCTGCCCTTGCCTGTTGAGGAGCGGACCAGCACCAAGGGTCCTGAGGCCACG GCCAGCAAATTCCCCAGCTCATCCTCAGAGTGGCGCGTCCCCGGCCTGGGCCTGGAGAGTCGTGGGGAGCCTCCCACCCCTCCCAGCCCAGCGCCGGCTCCAGTCTCTTGTGGCATCATCGGCAGCAGTGAGGGCAACAGCGGGAGGGCGGCTGGGGATACCCCTGAGCGCAAGGAGGTGGCTAGTACCGGCAAGAAGGTGAAGGTGCGGCCCCCGCCCCTGAAGAAGACCTTTGACTCTGTGGACAA CAGGGTCCTGTCAGAGGTGGACTTTGAAGAGCGCTTTGCTGAGCTGCCTGAATTTCGGCCTGAGGAGGTgctgccctctcccaccctgcagTCTCTGGCCACCTCCCCCCGGGCCATCTTGGGCTCCTACCGCAAGAAGAGAAAGAACTCCACCG ACCTGGACTCGGCACCCGAGGACCCCACCTCGCCCAAGCGCAAGATGAGAAGACGCTCCAGCTGCAGCTCTGAGCCCAACACCCCCAAGAGTGCCAAGTGTGAGGGAGACATCTTCACCTTTGACCGTACAG GTACGGATGCTGAGGATGTGCTTGGGGAGCTGGAGTACGAGAAGGTGCCGTACTCGTCACTGCGGCGTACCCTGGACCAGCGCCGGGCCCTGGTCATGCAGCTTTTCCAGGACCATGGCTTTTTCCCCTCAG CCCAGGCCACAGCAGCCTTCCAGGCCCGCTACGCAGACATCTTCCCCTCTAAGGTCTGTCTGCAGCTGAAGATCCGTGAGGTGCGCCAGAAGATCATGCAGGCGGCTACTCCCACGGAGCAGCCCCCAGGGGCCGAGGCCCCCCTCCCCGGACCGCCCTCCACTGGCACCGCTGCTGCCCCTGCTCCCACGCCCAGCCCTGCTGTGGGCCCTGACCCCAACTCACCTGGCTCGGACTCTGGCTCGGCCCCGGCTGccccaccactgcctccaccccCAGAGCTGGGGCCCGGACAGCCTGGCTGGGAGGGGGCCCCCCAggcctcccctccaccctctggCTCTTCCACAGCTGCCACAGGCAGGTGA